One Nonomuraea angiospora DNA segment encodes these proteins:
- the atpA gene encoding F0F1 ATP synthase subunit alpha: protein MAELTIRPDEIRDALERFVQAYEPEGAAREEIGTVVDAGDGIAHVSGLPSAMANELLEFEDGTRGLALNLDTREIGVVVLGDFSKIEEGQTVRRTGEVLSVPVGDNFLGRVVDPLGIPLDGKGAIEAEAVRALELQAPTVVQRQPVKESLATGIKAIDAMTAIGRGQRQLIIGDRGTGKTAIAVDTILNQRENWASGDPTKQVRCVYVAVGQKGSTIAQVRARLEEAGAMEYTTIVAAPASDPAGYKYIAPYAGSAIGQHWMYQGKHVLIVFDDLTKQADAYRAVSLLLRRPPGREAFPGDVFYLHSRLLERCAKLSDDMGGGSMTGLPVIETKGNDVSAFIPTNVISITDGQVFLETDLFNAGVRPAINVGVSVSRVGGSAQAKAMRKVAGTLRLSLSQYRDLEAFAAFASDLDAASKAQLERGQRLVELLKQPQYSPFSLEREVASIWAGTTGELDDVPIEDVRRFEQEFLDYIQASHKGIFDTIRETRDLSDDTVTALKDAVTDFKKGFTTSSGELLVKDEPVAPLGAEEVGQEKIKKVVRPAEKK from the coding sequence ATGGCGGAGCTTACGATCCGGCCGGACGAGATCCGGGACGCGCTTGAGCGCTTCGTCCAGGCGTACGAACCGGAAGGCGCCGCGCGCGAGGAGATCGGGACCGTCGTCGACGCCGGCGACGGCATTGCCCATGTCTCCGGCCTTCCCTCGGCGATGGCGAACGAACTGCTCGAGTTCGAGGACGGCACGCGCGGCCTGGCGCTTAACCTCGACACCCGCGAGATCGGTGTCGTTGTCCTGGGCGACTTCAGCAAGATCGAGGAAGGCCAGACGGTCCGCCGGACGGGCGAGGTCCTGTCCGTGCCCGTCGGCGACAACTTCCTCGGCCGCGTGGTCGACCCCCTGGGCATCCCGCTCGACGGCAAGGGAGCCATCGAGGCCGAGGCCGTTCGCGCCCTCGAGCTTCAGGCGCCCACCGTCGTCCAGCGGCAGCCCGTGAAGGAGTCGCTGGCGACCGGCATCAAGGCGATCGACGCCATGACCGCGATCGGCCGTGGCCAGCGCCAGCTGATCATCGGTGACCGTGGCACCGGCAAGACCGCGATCGCCGTCGACACCATCCTCAACCAGCGCGAAAACTGGGCCTCCGGTGACCCCACCAAGCAGGTCCGGTGCGTCTACGTCGCGGTCGGCCAGAAGGGCTCGACCATCGCGCAGGTGCGCGCCCGGCTGGAGGAGGCCGGCGCGATGGAGTACACCACCATCGTCGCCGCTCCGGCCTCCGACCCCGCTGGTTACAAGTACATCGCGCCCTACGCCGGCTCGGCGATCGGTCAGCACTGGATGTACCAGGGCAAGCACGTCCTGATCGTCTTCGACGACCTGACCAAGCAGGCGGACGCGTACCGCGCCGTCTCGCTGCTGCTGCGCCGCCCGCCGGGCCGTGAGGCCTTCCCCGGCGACGTCTTCTACCTCCACTCTCGTCTGCTGGAGCGCTGCGCCAAGCTCTCCGACGACATGGGCGGCGGCTCCATGACCGGCCTGCCGGTCATCGAGACCAAGGGCAACGACGTCTCGGCGTTCATCCCGACCAACGTCATCTCCATCACCGACGGCCAGGTCTTCCTCGAGACCGACCTGTTCAACGCCGGTGTGCGGCCCGCCATCAACGTCGGCGTCTCGGTGTCCCGAGTCGGTGGCTCCGCGCAGGCCAAGGCCATGCGCAAGGTCGCGGGCACGCTGCGTCTGTCGCTGTCGCAGTACCGTGACCTGGAGGCCTTCGCGGCCTTCGCCTCCGACCTGGACGCCGCGTCCAAGGCTCAGCTGGAGCGCGGTCAGCGGCTGGTCGAGCTGCTCAAGCAGCCCCAGTACAGCCCGTTCTCGCTGGAGCGCGAGGTGGCCTCGATCTGGGCGGGCACCACGGGCGAGCTGGACGACGTGCCGATCGAGGACGTCCGTCGCTTCGAGCAGGAGTTCCTGGACTACATCCAGGCCTCCCACAAGGGCATCTTCGACACCATCCGTGAGACCAGGGACCTGTCCGACGACACGGTGACCGCTCTGAAGGACGCTGTGACGGACTTCAAGAAGGGGTTCACCACCTCTTCGGGCGAGCTGCTGGTCAAGGACGAGCCGGTGGCGCCGCTGGGCGCCGAAGAGGTCGGCCAGGAGAAGATCAAGAAGGTCGTCCGTCCGGCGGAGAAGAAGTAG
- a CDS encoding F0F1 ATP synthase subunit delta produces MRGLSRTSLAEVEERFNAVAGSADLGALSDELFAIADLLDREHGLRRALSDPARPGEQKAATVRALLAGKVSEAAIATTEAAVSVRWSRAGDLADAIERLGVVAAAAEAESQSRLDDVEDELFRFGRIVAANPDLRRALADQAAPEAGKEQLLGDLIGRKVAPTSLRLLKQVAVHPRGRSLESGLEEFIQLVAQQRQRLVAVVRSAVELTEAQKQRLTAWLSASYGRDVHLNVEVDKRVLGGFSVRIGDEIIDTTIVGRIEEVRRRLAG; encoded by the coding sequence ATGAGAGGTCTGAGCAGGACGTCGCTGGCAGAGGTCGAAGAGCGGTTCAACGCGGTCGCCGGTAGTGCCGACCTCGGTGCGCTCTCCGACGAGCTGTTCGCGATCGCGGATCTGCTCGACCGCGAACACGGCCTGCGCCGGGCGCTGTCCGACCCGGCCAGGCCGGGCGAGCAGAAGGCGGCCACCGTGCGCGCGCTGCTCGCGGGCAAGGTCAGCGAGGCCGCGATCGCCACGACCGAGGCCGCGGTCTCGGTCCGGTGGTCGCGGGCCGGTGACCTGGCCGACGCGATCGAGCGGCTCGGCGTCGTCGCCGCGGCCGCGGAGGCGGAGAGCCAGTCCAGGCTCGACGACGTGGAGGACGAGCTCTTCCGCTTCGGCCGCATCGTCGCCGCCAACCCCGACCTGCGTCGCGCGCTCGCCGACCAGGCCGCTCCGGAGGCGGGCAAGGAGCAGCTGCTCGGCGACCTGATCGGCCGGAAGGTCGCGCCGACCAGCCTGCGCCTGCTCAAGCAGGTCGCAGTGCATCCGCGTGGGCGTAGCCTGGAGTCGGGCCTGGAGGAGTTCATCCAGCTCGTGGCCCAGCAGCGCCAGCGCCTCGTGGCGGTGGTGCGTAGCGCGGTCGAGCTGACCGAGGCGCAGAAGCAGCGCCTCACGGCGTGGTTGAGCGCCTCCTACGGCCGTGACGTGCACCTGAACGTCGAGGTGGACAAGCGAGTGCTCGGTGGGTTCTCGGTCCGCATCGGCGACGAGATCATCGACACCACCATTGTGGGACGAATCGAAGAAGTCCGCCGCCGGTTGGCCGGCTAG